One Tamlana carrageenivorans genomic region harbors:
- a CDS encoding Gfo/Idh/MocA family protein, with product MKNVSKMIKWGIIGCGNVTEVKSGPAYKMTGNFKISAVMRRDAAKVKDYAKRHQIDTYYTDADQLINDPNVDAVYIATPPDTHKYYALKVAASGKPCCIEKPLSPSYTDSLEVYNAFKEKNIPLFVAYYRRSLPRFLKIKSWLDSGYIGQIRHITAHLSKPPSETDLSKTYNWRTDAKIATGGYFDDLASHELDLFTYFLGNIKDAHGVSVNQQNLYSAKDAVSASWLHENGVTGSGIWNFGCSEHLDKVIIYGSKGTIKFSVFHDKPIVLKCDDIKKEVYIENPKHIQFPHVENMRFYFDAPSNPHPSTGKTALHTSWVMDKILGKI from the coding sequence ATGAAGAACGTATCAAAAATGATTAAATGGGGCATTATTGGCTGCGGTAATGTCACCGAAGTTAAAAGCGGACCTGCTTATAAAATGACTGGTAACTTTAAGATTTCTGCCGTTATGAGGCGTGATGCTGCAAAGGTTAAGGATTATGCAAAGCGTCATCAAATTGACACTTATTACACCGACGCAGATCAACTTATTAACGACCCAAATGTAGATGCTGTTTATATTGCTACACCTCCAGACACGCACAAATATTATGCTTTAAAAGTAGCTGCATCAGGAAAGCCTTGCTGTATAGAAAAACCCCTATCACCTAGTTACACCGATAGTCTAGAGGTTTACAATGCTTTTAAAGAGAAGAATATTCCGCTATTTGTTGCTTATTATAGACGTTCCCTGCCTAGATTTTTAAAAATTAAATCTTGGTTAGACTCCGGATATATTGGTCAAATTAGGCATATCACAGCACATTTAAGCAAACCACCAAGTGAAACAGATTTATCAAAAACATACAATTGGAGAACTGATGCTAAAATTGCTACTGGTGGTTATTTTGATGATTTAGCTAGTCATGAGTTGGATTTATTTACTTATTTCTTAGGAAATATTAAAGACGCTCACGGGGTAAGTGTTAATCAGCAAAATTTGTATTCTGCTAAAGACGCTGTCTCAGCTAGTTGGCTGCATGAAAACGGAGTAACGGGTTCCGGAATATGGAATTTTGGATGTAGTGAACATCTTGATAAAGTTATTATTTATGGATCGAAAGGCACCATAAAATTCTCTGTCTTTCACGACAAGCCTATTGTGCTAAAGTGTGATGACATAAAAAAAGAAGTGTATATTGAAAACCCTAAACACATTCAATTCCCGCATGTTGAAAATATGAGATTCTATTTTGACGCCCCCTCTAATCCACATCCCTCAACCGGTAAAACAGCATTGCACACCAGTTGGGTTATGGATAAAATTTTAGGTAAGATTTAA
- a CDS encoding YebC/PmpR family DNA-binding transcriptional regulator — MGRAFEFRKARKMKRWSAMSKAFTRIGKDIVMAVKEGGPDPDSNSRLRAVIQNAKAVNMPKDNVERAIKRASDKSQGDYKEVIFEGYAPHGVAVLVETATDNNTRTVANVRSYFNKCDGSLGTSGSVVFMFDHTCNFRINAEGLDPEELELEFIDFGAEEVFADEDGILIYAPFESFGAIQSELESRGIEILSSGFERIPQVTKPLTPEQAADVEKLLEKLDDDDDVQNVYHTMEENGE, encoded by the coding sequence ATGGGAAGAGCTTTTGAGTTTAGAAAAGCAAGAAAGATGAAACGTTGGTCTGCCATGAGTAAAGCATTTACTCGTATTGGTAAAGACATTGTAATGGCTGTAAAAGAAGGTGGTCCAGATCCAGATAGCAATTCGCGATTACGTGCTGTTATACAAAATGCAAAGGCTGTTAACATGCCTAAAGACAATGTGGAGCGTGCCATAAAACGTGCTAGCGATAAAAGTCAAGGCGATTACAAAGAGGTTATTTTTGAAGGCTATGCTCCACATGGTGTGGCTGTTTTAGTAGAAACTGCAACCGATAATAATACCAGAACAGTAGCAAACGTTAGAAGTTATTTTAATAAATGTGATGGTAGCTTAGGAACTTCTGGGTCTGTTGTTTTTATGTTCGATCATACTTGTAATTTTAGAATAAACGCGGAAGGACTTGATCCTGAAGAATTAGAGTTAGAATTTATAGACTTTGGTGCCGAAGAAGTTTTTGCTGATGAAGATGGTATTTTAATCTACGCCCCTTTTGAAAGTTTTGGCGCTATTCAATCGGAATTAGAAAGTAGAGGTATTGAAATTTTATCTTCTGGATTTGAACGTATTCCACAAGTCACAAAACCTTTAACTCCAGAACAAGCCGCCGATGTAGAAAAACTTTTGGAAAAACTCGACGACGACGACGACGTCCAAAATGTATACCATACCATGGAAGAAAATGGAGAATAA
- a CDS encoding glutaminase: MVDFQAILNRIYQDAKAVKDKGVVASYIPELAHVDPEAFGMHLRTSEGEKYGVGDFDKLFSIQSISKVFALSKAMALIGDAIWKRVDVEPSGNPYNFLALLEIENSIPRNPFINSGAIVIADILLSNLKNPKADFLSYVRELAGDSSINYNEEVAYSEKNTGFKNYASANLLKSFNNLENPVDAVLDFYFHQCAIEMSCSQLSKAFYLFANKGSCMQQKQHISNQQVKRINALMLTCGFYDEAGEFAFEVGLPGKSGVGGGIAALLPDQFVISVWSPGLNKKGNSKLGVHALEQFTTKAKLSIF, translated from the coding sequence ATGGTTGATTTTCAAGCCATTTTAAATCGTATATATCAAGATGCTAAAGCGGTAAAGGATAAAGGTGTTGTAGCATCTTATATCCCAGAATTGGCTCATGTAGATCCTGAAGCTTTTGGTATGCACTTAAGGACTTCCGAAGGCGAAAAATATGGTGTTGGCGATTTCGATAAATTGTTTTCAATTCAGAGTATCTCTAAGGTTTTTGCCTTATCTAAAGCCATGGCCTTAATAGGTGATGCCATATGGAAACGTGTCGATGTTGAACCTAGCGGAAATCCGTATAACTTTTTAGCTTTATTAGAGATTGAAAATAGTATTCCTAGAAATCCCTTTATAAATTCTGGAGCCATTGTAATAGCTGATATTTTGCTTTCTAACTTAAAAAACCCGAAAGCAGATTTTTTAAGTTATGTACGAGAGCTCGCTGGCGATTCTTCTATCAACTATAATGAGGAGGTTGCCTATTCTGAAAAGAATACTGGTTTTAAAAATTACGCCTCAGCAAACCTTTTAAAATCCTTTAATAATTTAGAAAACCCAGTTGATGCTGTTCTGGATTTCTATTTTCATCAATGTGCTATCGAAATGTCTTGCAGTCAGCTATCAAAAGCCTTTTATTTATTTGCAAATAAAGGCAGTTGCATGCAACAAAAACAACATATTAGCAACCAGCAAGTAAAACGTATTAATGCTTTAATGTTAACTTGTGGATTTTATGATGAAGCTGGAGAATTTGCTTTTGAGGTGGGTTTACCAGGAAAAAGTGGCGTTGGTGGAGGCATCGCAGCCTTACTCCCCGATCAATTTGTAATTAGTGTTTGGTCTCCAGGGTTAAACAAAAAAGGCAACTCGAAATTAGGTGTGCATGCCTTAGAGCAGTTTACTACAAAAGCAAAATTATCTATATTTTAG
- the gcvT gene encoding glycine cleavage system aminomethyltransferase GcvT, whose protein sequence is MKNTALTETHISLGAKMVPFAGYNMPVQYEGVNLEHETVRKGVGVFDVSHMGEFLIEGENALDLIQKVSSNDASKLTIGKAQYSCLPNDNGGIVDDLIIYKIKDETYLLVVNASNIDKDWDWIQSKNDVGAHMRNLSDDYSLLAIQGPKAIEAMQSITSHDLAAIKFYNFVVGDFAGIENVIISATGYTGSGGFEIYCKNSEVKQVWDKVFEAGADYGIKPIGLAARDTLRLEMGYCLYGNDIDDNTSPIEAGLGWITKFTKNFTNSEALKAEKEQGPKRKLVAFELDERGIPRQGYDIVDSEGSVIGKVTSGTMSPSLGKGIGLGYVPTELAGVDSKISIQIRKNAVPATVVKLPFYK, encoded by the coding sequence ATGAAAAATACAGCCTTAACAGAAACTCATATATCTCTTGGAGCTAAAATGGTTCCCTTTGCAGGATACAACATGCCCGTACAATATGAAGGAGTAAATTTAGAACATGAAACCGTTAGAAAAGGCGTTGGTGTTTTTGATGTTTCTCATATGGGTGAATTTCTTATTGAAGGCGAAAATGCTTTAGACTTAATACAAAAAGTATCTAGTAATGATGCTTCAAAATTAACGATAGGAAAAGCACAGTATAGCTGTTTGCCTAACGATAATGGTGGGATTGTAGACGATTTAATCATCTATAAAATTAAAGATGAAACGTACTTGTTAGTAGTAAATGCAAGTAATATTGATAAAGATTGGGATTGGATTCAGTCCAAGAACGATGTTGGAGCCCATATGCGTAATTTAAGTGACGACTATTCTTTGTTAGCCATTCAAGGTCCAAAAGCTATTGAAGCCATGCAAAGTATTACAAGTCATGATTTAGCCGCTATCAAATTTTACAATTTTGTAGTTGGTGATTTTGCTGGTATTGAGAATGTTATCATCTCGGCAACAGGATATACTGGTAGTGGCGGATTTGAAATTTACTGTAAAAACAGTGAAGTAAAGCAAGTTTGGGATAAAGTATTTGAGGCTGGAGCAGATTATGGCATAAAACCTATTGGTTTAGCAGCACGTGATACGTTGCGTTTAGAAATGGGGTATTGTTTATATGGTAATGATATTGATGACAACACCTCTCCTATTGAAGCTGGTTTAGGATGGATTACAAAATTCACTAAAAATTTTACAAATTCTGAAGCCTTAAAAGCTGAAAAAGAACAAGGTCCTAAAAGAAAACTTGTTGCATTTGAATTGGATGAAAGAGGCATTCCGCGTCAAGGTTATGATATTGTAGATTCAGAAGGATCTGTAATTGGCAAAGTAACCTCTGGAACCATGTCGCCAAGTTTAGGCAAAGGCATCGGTTTAGGGTATGTGCCTACGGAATTAGCAGGTGTGGATAGTAAAATTAGTATTCAGATTAGAAAAAATGCAGTGCCTGCAACAGTTGTTAAATTGCCATTTTATAAATAA
- the thrC gene encoding threonine synthase, whose protein sequence is MNYYSLNHKAPDTTFENAVVKGLAPDKGLYFPESITPLPKSFFENIDNLSNTEIAFEAIKQFVSPEIPEDVLKTIVEETLSFDFPVVKLNDHISTLELFHGPTMAFKDVGARFMARCLGYFNKNNSNEVTVLVATSGDTGGAVANGFLGVKGVNVVILYPSGKVSDIQEKQLTTLGQNIKALEVNGTFDDCQAMVKEAFLDESLTSKMQLTSANSINVARWLPQLFYFMFAYKQLHNEFEDIVFSVPSGNFGNVCAGMMAQQLGLPIKHFVASNNENNVVTRYLESELYEPKPSVQTISNAMDVGAPSNFIRIQEIYKNNFETLKNNVSSYSFSDDETREAMLEIYNNYNYVADPHGAVGYLGCKSHLKNNPKAHCVFLETAHPTKFLDVVEDVIKEEQPLPEQIQAVMGKEKEATLISSYEDLKTFLLKR, encoded by the coding sequence ATGAACTATTACTCACTAAACCATAAAGCCCCAGATACAACTTTTGAAAACGCTGTTGTAAAAGGTTTGGCTCCAGATAAAGGCTTATATTTTCCTGAAAGTATTACACCATTACCAAAATCGTTTTTTGAAAATATTGATAATTTATCAAATACAGAAATTGCTTTTGAAGCGATTAAACAATTTGTTTCACCTGAGATCCCTGAGGATGTCTTAAAAACGATTGTTGAAGAGACCTTATCTTTCGATTTTCCAGTTGTTAAGCTAAATGATCATATTTCAACTTTAGAATTGTTTCACGGACCAACCATGGCGTTTAAAGATGTGGGAGCGCGTTTTATGGCCCGTTGTTTAGGCTATTTCAACAAAAATAACAGCAATGAAGTTACTGTTTTGGTGGCGACTTCTGGAGATACTGGTGGTGCCGTTGCTAACGGTTTTCTTGGTGTAAAAGGTGTTAATGTGGTGATCTTATACCCTAGCGGAAAGGTTAGTGACATTCAAGAAAAACAACTTACAACGCTTGGACAAAATATCAAAGCTTTAGAAGTTAATGGTACTTTTGATGATTGTCAGGCCATGGTTAAAGAAGCTTTTTTGGATGAAAGTTTAACTAGTAAAATGCAATTAACTTCAGCCAACTCAATAAACGTGGCACGTTGGTTACCACAGTTGTTTTATTTTATGTTTGCTTACAAACAATTGCATAATGAATTTGAGGATATTGTATTTTCAGTGCCTAGTGGTAACTTTGGAAATGTTTGTGCAGGTATGATGGCCCAACAATTAGGCTTACCAATTAAACATTTTGTAGCTTCTAACAATGAAAACAATGTGGTTACACGTTATTTAGAATCCGAATTATACGAGCCAAAGCCTTCAGTGCAAACCATTAGTAATGCTATGGATGTTGGAGCACCAAGTAACTTTATTCGTATTCAGGAAATTTACAAAAACAACTTTGAAACGTTAAAAAACAATGTGTCTTCTTATAGTTTTTCAGATGATGAAACTAGAGAAGCCATGTTAGAAATTTATAATAATTACAACTATGTTGCCGATCCGCATGGTGCTGTAGGGTACTTGGGTTGCAAATCACATTTAAAAAACAATCCTAAAGCACACTGTGTGTTCTTAGAAACGGCTCACCCAACAAAATTCTTGGATGTTGTAGAGGATGTTATCAAAGAAGAACAGCCTTTACCAGAACAAATACAAGCAGTTATGGGAAAAGAAAAAGAGGCGACTTTAATTTCTAGTTACGAAGACTTAAAAACGTTTCTTTTAAAGAGATAA
- a CDS encoding homoserine kinase: MNEIKIFSPATVANVACGFDVLGFCLDSVGDEMIIRKVDKKGIHITHVEGFDLPLEASLNVAGVSALAMYETIDVDFGFEIEIYKNIKPGSGIGSSAASAVGSVFGMNELIGRPFNKTQLTEFAIKGEALASKCEHADNLAPALFGGFTLVKSVSPVQILEIPSPDDLYATIIHPQIEIKTSESRAILPKEVALSDAITQWANVGSLVHALHTSNYNLIKDSLHDVIVEPHRSKLIPHFNEVKTEVLEAGALGCGISGSGPSIFTLNKGLETANKVKETMENVYAKTDIAFEVHVSKINTKGVKAIY; this comes from the coding sequence ATGAATGAAATAAAAATATTTTCTCCTGCAACGGTTGCCAATGTGGCTTGCGGATTTGATGTTCTGGGCTTTTGCCTAGACAGTGTTGGCGATGAGATGATTATAAGAAAAGTTGATAAAAAAGGCATTCACATAACACATGTTGAAGGTTTTGATTTACCGCTTGAAGCTTCGCTTAATGTGGCTGGTGTTTCGGCACTTGCTATGTATGAAACAATTGATGTGGATTTCGGATTTGAAATTGAAATATACAAAAACATAAAACCAGGAAGTGGCATTGGTAGTAGTGCGGCAAGTGCTGTAGGTAGTGTTTTTGGTATGAACGAGCTTATTGGGCGTCCTTTTAACAAAACGCAACTAACCGAATTTGCAATTAAAGGGGAAGCTCTAGCTAGTAAATGTGAGCATGCCGATAACTTAGCTCCTGCCCTTTTTGGTGGTTTTACTTTAGTGAAAAGTGTGTCACCTGTACAAATTCTTGAAATTCCTTCGCCAGACGATCTATATGCGACGATTATTCATCCGCAAATTGAAATTAAAACATCGGAATCTAGAGCCATTTTACCTAAAGAAGTGGCTTTATCTGATGCTATTACACAATGGGCGAATGTTGGTAGTTTGGTGCATGCCTTGCATACAAGCAACTACAACTTGATTAAAGACTCACTACATGATGTTATTGTAGAGCCACACAGAAGCAAGCTGATTCCGCATTTTAACGAGGTTAAAACAGAAGTTTTAGAAGCTGGTGCCTTAGGTTGCGGTATTTCTGGTTCTGGACCATCAATTTTCACCTTGAATAAAGGTTTAGAAACGGCAAATAAGGTTAAAGAAACCATGGAAAATGTGTATGCGAAAACTGATATTGCTTTTGAGGTTCACGTATCGAAGATAAATACTAAGGGTGTGAAAGCCATATATTAA
- a CDS encoding IS982 family transposase, which produces MNNLSANYERILEVLRKISKEQLLSYQRRQPKLSDLELISLSLTAEFMGIDSENDLFRKLPDSLLSKIERSVYNRRRRKLVNKLNSIRLSIASHFNEFEDYFVVDSMPLEVCKLSRSSRSKICKENTYAFPDKGYCAAQSSNYYGYKLHAVCSVNGVFQSIDLSPASVHDINYLKDIKMQISDCTLIGDKGYLSTEIQLNLFETCNITLNTPMRSNQKNYKVQPYVFRKKRKRIETLFSQLCDQFMIRRNYAKTFEGFKTRIVAKITALTTIQYINKFIFGRNINNIKISII; this is translated from the coding sequence ATGAACAACTTGAGTGCAAATTACGAAAGAATATTGGAAGTATTAAGAAAAATATCGAAAGAACAACTTTTAAGTTATCAAAGACGACAACCAAAGCTTAGTGATTTAGAACTTATCAGTTTGAGTCTTACTGCCGAATTTATGGGAATAGATAGTGAAAATGACCTTTTTAGAAAACTTCCAGATTCCCTATTATCAAAAATAGAGAGAAGTGTCTACAATAGAAGAAGACGAAAACTAGTTAATAAGCTCAACAGTATCAGGTTAAGCATAGCTTCCCATTTTAATGAATTTGAAGATTATTTTGTAGTAGATAGTATGCCTTTAGAAGTTTGTAAATTATCACGCAGTTCTCGTTCAAAGATTTGTAAAGAAAACACTTATGCATTTCCAGATAAAGGTTATTGTGCAGCTCAAAGTTCTAATTATTACGGTTATAAACTGCACGCTGTTTGTTCTGTAAATGGTGTCTTTCAAAGTATCGATTTGAGTCCAGCATCTGTACACGATATTAATTATCTTAAAGATATTAAGATGCAAATAAGCGATTGTACATTAATTGGTGATAAAGGCTATTTATCAACAGAAATACAGCTTAACTTGTTTGAAACCTGTAATATAACGCTAAATACACCTATGAGAAGCAATCAAAAAAATTACAAAGTACAGCCTTATGTATTTAGAAAAAAGAGGAAAAGGATAGAAACATTATTTTCACAACTTTGTGACCAATTTATGATAAGACGCAATTATGCTAAAACTTTTGAAGGTTTTAAAACAAGAATCGTAGCTAAGATAACTGCTTTAACAACTATTCAGTATATCAATAAGTTTATTTTTGGGAGAAACATTAATAATATTAAAATTAGCATTATTTAA
- a CDS encoding 4a-hydroxytetrahydrobiopterin dehydratase, translating into MSKLSEQDIEKKLLQFPDWEYYDNAIHSEFEFENFKDCFSAMSRIAFECEALNHHPNWTNVYNVLTVSLSTHSENGVTEKDFKLAKAIEFIVEPEED; encoded by the coding sequence ATGAGTAAACTTTCTGAACAAGACATCGAAAAAAAATTATTACAATTTCCAGATTGGGAGTATTATGATAATGCCATTCACAGTGAATTCGAATTTGAAAATTTTAAAGATTGCTTTAGCGCCATGAGTCGTATTGCTTTTGAATGTGAAGCCTTAAACCACCACCCCAATTGGACAAATGTGTACAATGTACTTACTGTATCATTATCAACACATAGTGAAAATGGTGTAACCGAAAAAGATTTTAAGTTGGCTAAAGCCATAGAATTTATAGTAGAACCTGAAGAAGATTAA
- a CDS encoding sugar nucleotide-binding protein: MIERENKHTILILGASGFLGDALYKELCSYFRTFGTYNISNRALEKNKHFFQYNFEEDDIYEILEIVKPTIIISALRGDFSKQVLLHQHLAEYVLLENTKLIFLSSANVFDAYSKYPSYELDKTYSNSVFGHFKIKIENMLLRLPKKQIVIIRLPMVFGAQSPRIQEILHFLKAKEPIEVFPNLVMNVSSDSKMTQQIHYIINRNNYGVFHLGSEDLVHHDDFIKEIVASHDLEQNAIFKQVYTTNKERYLAVLPKFNKLPKHLQLKSEDILSDLKL; encoded by the coding sequence ATGATAGAACGAGAAAACAAACATACTATTTTAATTTTAGGAGCTAGTGGTTTTCTTGGTGATGCACTTTACAAAGAGCTCTGCTCCTATTTTAGAACGTTTGGCACCTATAATATTAGCAACCGTGCTCTTGAAAAAAACAAACATTTTTTTCAATATAATTTTGAAGAAGATGATATCTATGAAATATTAGAAATTGTAAAGCCTACCATTATCATTTCTGCACTTCGAGGTGATTTTTCAAAGCAAGTTTTACTACATCAACATTTAGCCGAGTATGTGCTGCTTGAAAATACAAAGCTTATATTCCTCTCTTCAGCTAATGTTTTTGATGCGTATAGCAAATACCCCAGTTATGAGTTAGACAAAACTTATAGCAATAGTGTTTTCGGGCATTTTAAAATAAAAATTGAAAACATGCTCTTGCGATTACCTAAAAAGCAAATTGTTATAATCAGACTCCCAATGGTTTTTGGTGCGCAATCGCCAAGAATACAAGAAATTCTTCATTTCTTAAAAGCAAAAGAACCCATTGAAGTCTTTCCTAATTTGGTTATGAATGTTTCTAGCGATTCCAAAATGACGCAGCAAATTCATTACATCATCAATCGTAACAATTATGGTGTTTTTCATTTAGGGAGTGAAGATTTAGTACACCATGACGATTTTATTAAAGAGATTGTGGCTTCTCACGATTTAGAGCAAAATGCTATTTTTAAACAAGTTTATACGACTAATAAGGAACGTTATTTGGCAGTTTTACCTAAATTTAACAAGCTTCCAAAGCATTTACAGTTAAAAAGCGAAGATATTTTAAGTGATTTAAAATTATAG
- a CDS encoding carbohydrate porin: MSKKLPSTRSKNSCFFGSAFFILLFFIFSLNGFSQINYEYAKNKNLNFGSYGRVGVGWSFDNGGAIGHRLNLNNMGSIGGRLEEQDYLELVPNLTFNPQKGDSTEIHVQIRLAVYSTSLTTIGNSTTSSIGGLTFAMPEIYAEARNIRGSGLNVWIGSRFYRGADAHIADHFYFNDHSGQGVGVEYKKSRLSTIFVASVDTTSTLPPYFYLNFKTGTPSAALRQRTVFAGEHDFEIDANNSITALAEYHHMEEGGDHTAPEDANQDISEAENFPTDYGYVLGVRYHRNLKKLMSGSFNDFTLRYGGGIANGGDGGLSKTWLTFGAPDENSLRYNDAYSVALVNHAVFNFSNNYTLNAYVIYTISKGGADSNHRAPTYFEQEVFNKKVDFSVGTRHQFYLKDYLHLLAELHYSQRKDGTNPYASMTKFSFAPVLVPTGKRDIWARPHLRFVASLAYYNDFAKEQLYSPYLKFAGEKQWGYYFGFKAEWWLWK, from the coding sequence ATGAGCAAAAAACTACCCTCAACAAGAAGTAAAAACAGTTGTTTTTTTGGAAGTGCATTTTTTATCCTTCTTTTTTTTATTTTTAGCCTCAATGGCTTTTCTCAAATTAATTATGAATACGCTAAAAATAAGAATCTAAACTTTGGGTCGTATGGTAGGGTAGGTGTAGGCTGGTCCTTCGATAATGGAGGTGCCATTGGGCATCGACTAAACCTTAACAACATGGGGAGCATTGGTGGACGTTTGGAAGAACAAGATTATTTAGAATTGGTCCCTAATTTAACATTCAATCCTCAAAAAGGAGACTCAACAGAAATACATGTTCAAATACGCTTAGCGGTTTATTCTACAAGTTTAACGACTATTGGAAACTCAACAACAAGCAGTATTGGAGGCTTAACGTTTGCCATGCCGGAAATTTACGCCGAAGCTAGAAATATAAGAGGCTCTGGGTTAAATGTTTGGATTGGATCACGGTTTTATCGGGGTGCTGATGCACATATTGCCGATCATTTTTATTTTAATGATCACTCCGGCCAAGGTGTTGGTGTGGAATATAAAAAGAGTCGATTATCAACTATTTTTGTCGCTTCCGTAGATACCACATCTACTTTACCACCCTATTTTTATCTGAATTTTAAAACAGGTACACCTAGTGCAGCATTAAGACAACGCACTGTTTTTGCTGGGGAACACGATTTTGAAATTGATGCAAACAATAGCATTACTGCCCTTGCAGAATATCATCACATGGAAGAAGGCGGAGATCACACTGCCCCGGAAGATGCTAACCAAGATATTTCAGAGGCTGAAAACTTTCCAACCGATTATGGTTATGTGTTAGGCGTGCGTTATCACAGAAACTTAAAAAAATTAATGTCGGGTTCGTTTAATGATTTTACCTTAAGATATGGCGGCGGCATTGCCAATGGTGGTGATGGCGGTTTATCGAAAACATGGCTTACTTTTGGGGCTCCTGATGAAAATTCATTACGCTATAATGATGCCTATTCGGTGGCTTTAGTGAATCATGCGGTATTTAATTTCTCAAATAATTACACCTTGAATGCTTATGTTATTTATACGATTAGTAAAGGTGGTGCCGATTCTAATCATCGGGCGCCAACATATTTTGAACAAGAGGTTTTTAATAAGAAGGTCGATTTTTCGGTGGGGACACGACATCAATTCTATTTAAAAGATTACTTACATTTATTAGCTGAATTACATTATTCACAACGAAAGGACGGAACTAATCCTTATGCCAGTATGACTAAGTTTAGTTTTGCACCTGTATTAGTACCCACTGGAAAACGTGACATCTGGGCAAGACCTCATTTGCGTTTTGTAGCTTCTCTGGCCTATTATAACGATTTTGCAAAAGAGCAGTTGTACTCACCTTATTTGAAGTTTGCAGGAGAAAAGCAATGGGGCTATTACTTCGGGTTTAAAGCAGAATGGTGGCTTTGGAAATAG